Proteins encoded by one window of Pseudomonas tructae:
- the rpsA gene encoding 30S ribosomal protein S1, translating to MSESFAELFEESLKTLNLQPGAIITGIVVDIDGDWVTVHAGLKSEGVIPLEQFYNEAGELTIKVGDEVHVALDAVEDGFGETKLSREKAKRAECWIVLEAAFAAEEVVKGVINGKVKGGFTVDVNGIRAFLPGSLVDVRPVRDTTHLEGKELEFKVIKLDQKRNNVVVSRRSVLEAENSAEREALLESLQEGQQVKGIVKNLTDYGAFVDLGGVDGLLHITDMAWKRIKHPSEIVNVGDEIDVKVLKYDRERNRVSLGLKQLGEDPWVAIKARYPESTRVMARVTNLTDYGCFAELEEGVEGLVHVSEMDWTNKNIHPSKVVQVGDEVEVMVLDIDEERRRISLGIKQCKSNPWEDFSGQFNKGDKISGTIKSITDFGIFIGLDGGIDGLVHLSDISWNEVGEEAVRRFKKGDELDTVILSVDPERERISLGIKQLESDPFSEYVASNDKGAIVKGVVKEVDAKGAIITLADDIEATLKASEISRDRVEDARNVLKEGEEIEAKIISVDRKSRVIQLSIKSKDDADEKEAIQSLKETAPEAADTTMAALLRQAMAKQN from the coding sequence ATGAGCGAAAGCTTTGCAGAACTCTTTGAAGAAAGCCTGAAAACCCTCAATCTTCAGCCGGGTGCGATCATCACCGGTATCGTTGTCGACATCGACGGCGACTGGGTTACCGTACACGCTGGCCTGAAGTCCGAGGGTGTCATCCCGCTCGAGCAGTTCTACAACGAAGCTGGTGAACTGACCATCAAGGTCGGTGACGAAGTTCACGTTGCGCTGGACGCGGTCGAAGACGGCTTTGGCGAAACCAAACTGTCCCGTGAAAAAGCCAAGCGCGCCGAGTGCTGGATTGTTCTGGAAGCAGCTTTCGCCGCCGAAGAAGTGGTCAAGGGCGTTATCAACGGTAAGGTTAAGGGCGGCTTCACTGTCGACGTTAACGGCATCCGTGCGTTCCTGCCTGGTTCCCTGGTTGATGTCCGCCCAGTGCGCGACACCACCCACCTGGAAGGCAAAGAGCTGGAATTCAAGGTCATCAAACTGGACCAGAAGCGCAACAACGTTGTCGTTTCCCGTCGCAGCGTCCTGGAAGCCGAGAACAGCGCCGAGCGCGAAGCTCTGCTCGAATCCCTGCAGGAAGGCCAGCAAGTCAAAGGTATCGTCAAGAACCTCACCGACTACGGCGCATTCGTTGACCTGGGCGGCGTTGATGGCCTGCTGCACATCACCGACATGGCTTGGAAGCGTATCAAGCACCCATCGGAAATCGTCAACGTTGGCGACGAGATCGATGTCAAGGTTCTGAAGTACGATCGCGAGCGTAACCGTGTATCCCTGGGTCTGAAGCAACTGGGTGAAGACCCATGGGTTGCTATCAAGGCTCGTTACCCAGAAAGCACTCGCGTCATGGCGCGTGTTACCAACCTGACCGACTACGGCTGCTTCGCAGAGCTGGAAGAAGGCGTGGAAGGCCTGGTACACGTTTCCGAAATGGACTGGACCAACAAGAACATCCATCCTTCGAAAGTCGTACAAGTCGGCGACGAAGTGGAAGTCATGGTTCTGGACATCGACGAAGAGCGTCGTCGTATCTCCCTGGGCATCAAGCAGTGCAAGTCCAACCCATGGGAAGACTTCTCTGGCCAGTTCAACAAGGGCGACAAGATCTCCGGCACCATCAAGTCGATCACCGATTTCGGTATCTTCATTGGTCTGGACGGTGGCATCGACGGCCTGGTTCACCTGTCGGACATCTCCTGGAACGAAGTCGGCGAAGAAGCCGTACGTCGCTTCAAGAAGGGCGACGAGCTGGACACCGTCATCCTGTCGGTTGACCCAGAGCGCGAGCGTATCTCCCTGGGTATCAAGCAACTGGAAAGCGATCCGTTCTCCGAGTACGTTGCTTCGAACGACAAGGGTGCAATCGTCAAGGGTGTTGTAAAAGAAGTTGACGCCAAAGGCGCCATCATCACCCTGGCCGACGACATCGAAGCCACTCTGAAAGCTTCCGAAATCAGCCGTGACCGCGTTGAAGACGCACGTAACGTCCTGAAGGAAGGCGAAGAGATCGAAGCGAAGATCATCAGCGTTGACCGCAAATCGCGCGTCATCCAGCTGTCGATCAAGTCGAAAGACGACGCTGACGAGAAAGAAGCTATCCAGAGCCTGAAAGAAACTGCTCCGGAAGCTGCTGACACCACCATGGCTGCGCTGCTGCGTCAGGCAATGGCCAAACAGAACTAA